The sequence ATTAATAGAGCAGTTAGAAAATTTAGAAAAATGCGAAAAAAAACTTTTAATTATTGAAGGATGTAAAGAAGAAATTTCAGAAAGAAAAATTAACCAAAACGCAATTAATGGATTTTTACTTTCTGTTTTAATAAATAGAAAAATTCCTATTCTTTTTACAGAAGATTATGAAGAAACTAGTAATTTTTTATATATTTTAGCAAAAAAGAAAAAAAGAAAAAATTTTTCTTTAAGATTCAAAAATAAAAATATGAACAGGAAAGAACTATTACAATTTATATTAGAAGGATTTCCTACTATTGGCCCTATAACAGCAAAAAGATTATTAAAAAATTTCAAGACAATAAAAAATGTTATAAATGCAAATGAAGAAGAATTAAGAAAAATCCTTGGAAAAAAAACAGATTTATTCTTAAAAATTATAAATTCAGAATATTAAAAATCCTTTATCTTTAGTTCTGATTTTAAAAATTTACTATCACAATAATGGCAAGAAAAAATTCCTTTTTTATAATAAATTATAGGTTCTACTTGTTCTGTCGGATCATTTGTTATACAATTTGGATTATTACATAAAACTATATTTTCTAATCTCTCTGGAATAACCGCTTTTGTCTTTTCTTTTACTTTTCCATTAATTATTTTATTTATTGTAGCGTCTGGAGCAATTAATGCAACGAGATTAATTTCATATGGTGTTAAAGATCTTCCTTCTATTTTAATAAAACTCTTTTTTCCCATTCTAGTACTAAAATAATGGTCTCCTAAAGAGATTCTTCCTTCTTTTTGATTTTCAATTTTTAAAATTCTTGCAACTTTCCAAACTATACTTGGAGGTAAATGATCTATCACAATTCCATTTTCTATATACCCTATTAATTCTTTCGCCATTTTAACATAAAAATTTATCTCCTGCGATTAAATTTATTAAACCCATTCTTACATAAAGTCCTGCTTTTTCTTGTTCTTTAATATATGCAGAATATGGTGTATTATCTAAAGATTTTGGTAATTCCTGTCTTCTTGGTCTAGGATGCAAAATAATAAAATTTTTCCTTAATTTAGCTCTATCAAGCATATCTTTTGTTAAACAGTATTGAGAAATAACTTTTTTATATTGAAATTCTCCTTCCACTCCTTCTGGAAATCTTTCTCTCTGAACTCTAGTCATATAAATAGCATCTATTTTTCCTAGAATATCTTCTAAATTCTTAATATCTAATTCTTCAAAATTTAATTTATCTTCTTTTAATTGATTAACAAAAGATTCTGTTAATTTAGTTTCTTGAGGAGAAATAAAATAAACTTTGCAATCTTTATATTTTTTTAAAGCGTTTGCAAGAGAATGCACTGTTCTTCCATATTTTAAATCTCCTACTATTGCGATTTCTAAACCATCTATTCTCCCAATTTTTTTCTTTATTGTGTAAAGATCTAAAAAAGTTTGAGTTGGATGTTCATTAATTCCATCTCCAGCATTAATAACAGGAGCTTCAATAATATCTGCAAATAATCTAGCAACACCATCTCTCCTTTCTCTAACAACAACAACATCAAAAGAGTAGTTGTTTATTGTAATTGCTGTATCCCAAAGACTTTCTCCTTTACCTCTAGAACTTCTTTCTGGATCAAAATCAGAAACTTGTCCGCCTAATCTTCTCATAGCAACATCAAAACTTAAAGTTGTTCTAGAGCTGTTTTCAAAAAATGCTGGTAACATAATCTTATTTTTCATTAATTCTTCTACTCCTTCCTTCTTTAATTCAAATAAAGAAGAATAGTCAAGAATAAAATCTATCTCGTCTCTTGAAAAATCATTAACAGATATTACATCTCTTCCTTTAAATTTAGATATCATCAAAAAGAATATATAATTAAATTGTTTATAAATACAATTGTAAATTAGAATATATTTTTAAAAATATACAAATAATTAAATAAATTAGTTTTTATTTTAAAAAATAAACTTCTAAATCTTTATATTCTGCTCTTTCTCTTTTTAAAATAGATTCTTTTAACTTAAAATTCTTTACTAAAAATTCTTTTTCTGTTATTTTTATTTTTTTTAATTCTTCTAAAAATTTTTCTTTATTTTCTATGTTCTTTACTCTTGCTATTGTTATATGTGACATAAATCTTTTTTCTTTTTCGAATAAATCTTCTAATTT is a genomic window of Candidatus Pacearchaeota archaeon containing:
- the pyrB gene encoding aspartate carbamoyltransferase, which translates into the protein MISKFKGRDVISVNDFSRDEIDFILDYSSLFELKKEGVEELMKNKIMLPAFFENSSRTTLSFDVAMRRLGGQVSDFDPERSSRGKGESLWDTAITINNYSFDVVVVRERRDGVARLFADIIEAPVINAGDGINEHPTQTFLDLYTIKKKIGRIDGLEIAIVGDLKYGRTVHSLANALKKYKDCKVYFISPQETKLTESFVNQLKEDKLNFEELDIKNLEDILGKIDAIYMTRVQRERFPEGVEGEFQYKKVISQYCLTKDMLDRAKLRKNFIILHPRPRRQELPKSLDNTPYSAYIKEQEKAGLYVRMGLINLIAGDKFLC
- a CDS encoding ERCC4 domain-containing protein, whose product is MLDIFKKDKGKSKEKLRIIVDFREKNSLVVAELVSKGILLELKNLCVGDYIVNDVIIERKTYNDFINSIINKRLIEQLENLEKCEKKLLIIEGCKEEISERKINQNAINGFLLSVLINRKIPILFTEDYEETSNFLYILAKKKKRKNFSLRFKNKNMNRKELLQFILEGFPTIGPITAKRLLKNFKTIKNVINANEEELRKILGKKTDLFLKIINSEY
- a CDS encoding aspartate carbamoyltransferase regulatory subunit; translation: MAKELIGYIENGIVIDHLPPSIVWKVARILKIENQKEGRISLGDHYFSTRMGKKSFIKIEGRSLTPYEINLVALIAPDATINKIINGKVKEKTKAVIPERLENIVLCNNPNCITNDPTEQVEPIIYYKKGIFSCHYCDSKFLKSELKIKDF